In the genome of Nitrospira japonica, one region contains:
- the trmL gene encoding tRNA (uridine(34)/cytosine(34)/5-carboxymethylaminomethyluridine(34)-2'-O)-methyltransferase TrmL — protein MFDVILYEPEIPPNTGNIIRLCANTGARLHLVEPLGFSLEDRQLRRAGLDYHEWASISVHANWTECRARFEGRRLFAITTKGRQRYDAVKYVEGDAFLFGAETRGLPEPVLESVGESQRLRLPMMPDSRSLNLSNAVAVIVYEAWKQAGFHGGQ, from the coding sequence ATGTTTGACGTGATCCTCTATGAGCCGGAAATTCCCCCGAACACCGGCAACATCATCAGGCTGTGTGCCAATACTGGCGCACGGCTTCATTTGGTCGAGCCGTTGGGATTCTCGCTCGAGGACAGGCAACTGAGACGGGCGGGGTTGGATTACCATGAATGGGCATCGATCAGCGTTCATGCTAATTGGACGGAGTGTCGAGCACGTTTCGAAGGTCGACGCCTGTTCGCTATCACGACGAAGGGGCGGCAACGGTATGATGCCGTGAAGTATGTCGAGGGCGATGCGTTCCTGTTCGGAGCGGAAACCAGGGGACTGCCGGAACCTGTGTTGGAGAGCGTGGGCGAATCCCAGCGGCTTCGTTTGCCCATGATGCCGGACAGTCGCAGCCTCAACCTCTCGAATGCGGTAGCGGTGATCGTATATGAAGCGTGGAAGCAGGCAGGATTTCACGGCGGACAATAG
- a CDS encoding patatin-like phospholipase family protein, producing the protein MTRRFSAVLCVAVASLAGGCFGSPVYTAPRSLTASSCLSAPADTEQLVGLAVSGGGSRAALFAAGGMEALAKLRVGSDRQSLLKHISYVSSVSGGSLASAYYTLKKPPRDLPILAPDGELSPEYQQFFTQFEKIMSLDFEGPLLRRQIFRLRWFNPAWAAKSLGEILREDYLGDATFQDLMHRQVQGDVPYLILNTTLYNSGRRFTLSTLPAEYSRYDLFHSLALPEDSQRESPLVSDALKARWESLISVTPQDLELDHCQIQVATAVAASMSFPPLIGPITFRIEGQDLYWHAGDGGLSDNTGIESLAMVFLKKIRAGKIRRGLIIALDSSFPFDVGGERLNSFGEGFSLFSYDYSRIPTIMEERVAAYRALFLNSAQREGLLPGVEKLLLVRVRHTDAQWSDDLSDLPESCRKEDPTLTTSRAVVERLGKIVTRLWLDSPCERDLVVTAARKVVMQKEPMIRAFLEQ; encoded by the coding sequence ATGACCAGAAGGTTTTCGGCGGTACTGTGTGTGGCGGTAGCCTCGCTTGCGGGCGGATGCTTCGGCTCACCCGTCTACACGGCCCCAAGGAGCCTCACGGCGAGTTCCTGTTTGTCGGCTCCGGCCGATACGGAGCAATTGGTCGGCCTGGCCGTATCGGGGGGAGGAAGTCGCGCCGCTCTGTTTGCAGCCGGCGGCATGGAAGCCTTGGCGAAATTGCGCGTAGGTTCCGATCGGCAATCGCTTCTGAAGCACATTTCCTATGTATCCAGTGTCTCCGGCGGCAGCCTAGCTTCCGCATACTACACGTTGAAGAAACCGCCGCGCGATCTTCCCATTCTGGCTCCCGACGGCGAATTGTCCCCGGAGTACCAGCAGTTCTTTACTCAATTTGAAAAGATCATGAGCCTGGATTTCGAGGGGCCGCTCCTTCGCCGCCAGATTTTCCGTTTGAGGTGGTTCAATCCGGCATGGGCCGCCAAATCCCTGGGTGAAATCCTCCGGGAGGACTATTTGGGAGACGCCACGTTTCAAGATCTCATGCATCGGCAAGTCCAGGGGGACGTCCCGTACCTCATTCTGAACACGACGCTCTATAACAGTGGACGACGGTTCACTCTATCCACGCTGCCGGCGGAGTATTCCCGCTATGACCTGTTCCATTCGTTGGCGTTGCCGGAGGACAGCCAACGCGAGTCTCCATTGGTGAGCGATGCCCTCAAGGCACGGTGGGAGTCACTCATATCGGTCACTCCCCAGGACTTGGAACTCGATCATTGCCAGATTCAGGTGGCGACGGCGGTGGCCGCGTCGATGTCCTTCCCACCGCTCATCGGACCGATTACCTTTCGGATAGAGGGTCAGGATCTGTATTGGCATGCGGGGGACGGAGGCCTCTCGGACAACACCGGGATCGAATCCCTGGCGATGGTCTTTCTGAAGAAGATTCGGGCTGGAAAAATACGCAGGGGACTCATCATCGCGCTGGACAGTTCGTTCCCATTCGACGTGGGCGGGGAGCGGTTGAATAGTTTTGGGGAAGGTTTCTCCCTGTTCAGTTACGACTATTCACGTATTCCCACGATCATGGAAGAACGCGTTGCCGCCTACCGGGCTTTGTTCCTGAACAGCGCCCAGCGCGAAGGATTGTTGCCTGGCGTCGAAAAGCTGTTGCTCGTCAGGGTCCGTCATACCGACGCGCAGTGGAGCGATGATCTGAGCGATCTCCCCGAGAGCTGTCGGAAAGAAGACCCGACATTGACGACGTCGCGCGCAGTGGTGGAACGACTGGGGAAGATCGTCACCAGATTGTGGCTGGACTCACCCTGTGAACGCGACTTGGTGGTCACTGCCGCGAGAAAAGTGGTCATGCAAAAGGAGCCGATGATCCGCGCCTTCCTGGAGCAGTAA